GCTGATCGGTCCGGCGGACTACCACCGGGAATGGCTCGCGGGGTACAGCCAGTTCAGTCCTCAGGTTCATATCGTGCCGTCAAGTATATCATTTGACCGCATATATCACTTGCAGATGCAGTCCTGCGTGAACGTCATCCTCGAGTCGAAATCCGAGATCAGTCCGTTTCTTCCGGCTAAATTCCCACACTGTATTTCGGCCAACAAACCCATACTGCTTTTGGCACCATACTACAGCGAGGCCAGGAGGCTGCTGGGACAGGATTACCAGTTTTGGTCAGAGACTGACGATGTGCCACGCATTGCCGGCCTTTTCGAAAGGCTCTACGAAGTCTGGAAGGAAAATCCTGAAAATCTGGCGATGCACCGAGAGGACATCAGGGACTACCTTTCTGCCTCCTATCTCAAATCGGCAATAGAAAAGTTATAATCAATGGTACCGGCGACGCAATTTTCAATCCTGATTTCCACGAGAAACCGCCGTGAAGCATTGGACTTTACGCTGCGCCGGCTTTTGGATTGTCAGGACGGCAACGTAGAGGTGCTGGTGTTTGATGACGGTTCGACTGACGGCACTTTCGACCACGTCAGATTTCATTTCCCGTGGGTAACGCTTCAGCGCAATGAAACATCGAGGGGCTACATGTACTGCCGGAATAAAATGCTCAATGAAACCAAAGCCAGGTTCGCTATATCGCTTGATGACGATGCCCATTTCCTGACAACAAAGCCATTTGATGCGATTGCTGCTTATTTCGCGAAACATCCGCAGTGCGGACTCATAGCGATGCGTATCTTCTGGGGGACTAATGCGCCCGCCTCACTCGACAGCCGGGAAGATTCGGGGCGTGTAAGGGGTTTCGTTGGTTGTGCCCATGCCTGGTGTATGGAAAGCTGGCGGAAAATCCCGGATTACCCGGAATGGTTCGGGTTTTACGGAGAAGAAGATTTTGCCTCATACCAGATGTTCAAAAAAAACATCGAGGTACATTACCTCCCGGAGGTATTGGTCCAGCACCGGGTAAACGTCGCAGATCGCAGAAAGGACAAAGACTACGGCATACGCCTGCGTCGCTCTTTAAGGGCGGGGTGGTACCTGTTTTTGTTATTTTACCCCTTATCCCAAATTCCGCGGATTATGGCTTATTCAGTCTGGATGCAGTTGAAGCTGAAAGTCTTTAAAGGCGATGTAAAAGCGTTAAAGGCGCTGTGCCTGGCGGGAATCGATTTGCTTATCTCCTTGCCGAAAATTGCCAGGGAGAGCCGTCGGTTTACAAAGCAGGAATTTCAACAATACCAGCAATTACCTGCCACGAAAATATATTGGCAGCCCGAAAAATAAATGCAGCCGAAGCGCTAAAATCAGTATTTTTGAAACTATTAAAAGCAAAAATTTGGAAAGCCCGTTCCCCTATCTTATAGCCGAAATCGCACAGGCCCATGACGGCAGTCTTGGTGCCGCCCACGCCTACATTGATGCCTTGGCACAGACGGGGATTGATGCCGTAAAATTCCAACTGCACATTGCAGAGGCCGAAAGCAGCGCGTTTGAGCCTTTCAGGGTAAAATTTTCATTCGAAGACGAAACAAGATTTGATTATTGGAAGCGCACGTCGTTCACGCAGGAACAATGGAAGGGCCTCAAAAAGCATTGTGATGAGGTAGGCCTGGAGTTCCTTTGTTCTCCGTTCAGTAACCTGGCAGTGGAGTGGCTGGAAGAGATTGGAATCAAAAGATATAAGGTCGGTTCCGGCGAAGTGGCGAATTTCCTGCTTCTTGAAAAGATCGCTAAAACGGGACGGCCGGTTATCCTTTCGTCAGGAATGAGCAATTATTCCGAACTGGATGCGGCTGTGCGTTTCCTGAGAGAACGCAACGTCGATTTTTCAATTCTACAGTGCACAACATCCTATCCGACGATGCCCGAGCAATACGGACTCAACGTCATATCTGAATTGAAGCAAAGGTATCAGGTGAAGGTGGGTTATTCGGATCATTCGGCAAAAATAGAAACCGGGATCGCCGCAGTGGCAATGGGCGCTGAAATCCTTGAATTCCATGCCGTGTTTGACCGCGCGCAGTTTGGGCCTGATGCACAATCATCATTGACAATTGCGGAAATTACACAACTGGTCCGAGCAGTTCGGAACATTGCATCAGCGATGCGGTTTCCTGCAGACAAAGAAGATAACAGCAAGTTTTCGGCGCTCAAGCAGATTTTCGAAAAGTCGCTGGCGGTCAACAAACCTATGAAAAAAGGAGACATCATTACATTTGACGATCTCGAGGCCAAAAAGCCGAAAGGCCATGGTATCGATGCATCGGATTTTATGGGGATTGTCGGAAAAAAATTAACTGCCGACAGGCAGCAATGGGATTTTTTAAACTACGAAGATTTGTATGAATAAACGAAAAATCGCTGTCGTCATCACCGCGCGCCCGTCTTACAGCAGGGTCAAGACGGTGCTGAAAGCCATTCAGGACCATCCGCAGCTCGAGCTTCAACTGATTGTTGCAGCGTCGGCGCTTTTGGAACGGTATGGCTCAGCGGTCAATTATATAGAACAGGACGGTTTTCAAATTGCCGCCAAAGTATTCAACGTGCTCGAAGGGGAGAACCTTACTGCGGCCGCAAAGACCACCGGAATCGGAATTCTTGAGTTGTCAACGGTTTTCGACAACCTTGTGCCCGATATCGTCGTCACGGTTGCAGACCGTTTTGAGACAATGGCTACGGCGGTTTCAGCTTCGTACATGAATATCCCACTGGCCCACATACAGGGCGGCGAAGTCACAGGGAACATAGACGAAAAAGTGCGTCACGCCATTACCAAATTGGCCGATTACCACTTCACTGCCTCCGAAAATGCGAAGCAGCGTGTCATCAGGCTGGGTGAAAATCCTGACTTTGTCTTCAATACCGGTTGTCCGTCGATAGACATCGCGTCTGACATTGCCGATATATCGCCGCTGCCTTTCGATCCGTATGAAAAATATGGCGGTGTAGGGGCAAAACCCGATCTTTCCAACGGCTATCTCGTGGTCATGCAGCATCCGGTGACGACGGAATACAAAGATTCAAGAAAGCATATCGAAGAGACCCTGACCGCGGTTGCAGCCCTCAATATACCGGTCCTTTGGTTTTGGCCGAATGTTGATGCCGGCGCCGACGGGACGTCAACAGGTATCAGGAGTTTCCGGGAATCCAACCGGCTCGGCCACGTCCATTTCTTTAAAAATATGGAAGGCGGGGATTTCCTGATATTGCTCAATAATGCAATCGGACTCATAGGAAATTCCAGTGTCGGCATCCGGGAATGTGCCTTTTTAGGTGTGCCTGTAGTAAACATCGGTTCACGACAGCATAAGCGGGACCGGGGATACAATGTCACCGACGTCGGTTATGATAAGGAAGCCATTCTCGAGGCAGTGCAAACCATCATCAGCAATCCAAGGCCACAGCGGTCAGGGGTTTACGGTGGCGGCACCGCAGGAAAAGCTATCGCGGCCATATTGTCGCAAACCGATTTAAGATTTCATAAAACCATCACCTACTAATGAGGATTCTTGGAATCATACCGGCGCGCGGCGGCTCGAAAGGGGTTCCCGGAAAAAACATAAAGGAATTGGGCGGTCAGCCCTTGCTGGCATACACCATCCTGCAAAGCCTGCAAAGCCGGTTGTTAACCAGGGTAATCGTGTCAAGCGATGACTCCGATATCATCAACTGCGCTCTGGCTTACGGCGCTGAGGTTCCGTTTGTAAGGCCTGACTTCCTCGCTGACGACAAAGCTGCAAGCATCGCTGTGGTTCAGCATGCGGTGGCATTTCTCGAATCGGAAAACGAATATTTTGATGCGGTCTGCCTATTGCAGGCGACCTCCCCGTTTAGAGAAAAGGGATCTATCGATAAGGCAATTGCCAGATTTATCGAGTCAGAGGCTGATGCACTGGTCAGCGTGCTTCCCGTACCACATGAATTCAATCCCCATTGGGTTTTTGAGCCTGATCGAAATGGATTCCTGAGTATTGCGACCGGTGAGGCAAAAATTATCGGGAGAAGACAGGAACTACCGCCTGCTTTTTTCAGGGATGGCTCAATCTATCTGACAAAAACCGAGTGTATCAAGGAAGGGACATTTTACGGCGAAAAACTTGCTTTTACGCAAAGTAACCCGGAATTGTATGTAAATATAGACAGTCCGGACGACTGGAAAGCAGCAGAAATGAAATTACCAACCATAATGTCACTGATATAATGTGCGGGATAGCGGGCATCGTAGGCCACCACCCGGACAACTTACAAAACCTGCGGTCGATGCTCGAAATCCAAAAGCATCGCGGTCCCGATGCCACGGCGTCTTGGATCGGGGACTCTTTGGTTTTGGGACACAATCGATTGAGTATTATTGATCTTTCGGAGGCTGCCAACCAACCCATGCACAGTGCCTGCGGCCGATACGTCATCGTATTTAACGGGGAAATTTACAATTATATAGAACTTCGCCGCCAACTCCCGGAAAGCGGTTTCAGGACAGATTCCGATACGGAGGTGTTGCTCGAAGCATATAAAAGGTGGGGAAGCAGCGTATTGGACAAACTCAATGGTATGTTCAGCTTTGTCATTTGGGACAAAACGGATAAAAAACTTTTTGCTGCACGCGACCGTTTCGGTGTAAAACCTTTTTATTACGCGTTTAAAGATGGCCGGTTTTACTTTTCCAGTGAAGTCAAGACGCTGTTTGCAGGCGGCATTGCCAAGCGCAAGAGCTATAAGGTCTGGGCCAACTATTTTGCCTTCGGGACTTACGGTCTGCCTGACGAAACTTTTTGGGAAGGAATCCGGCAACTGCCCGCAGGACATTTTATTGCCACGGATATGCTTACTTTGGAGCAGGCAAAACCTGTAAAATGGTATGATTTTGCCACGAGGATCAGCGCTGTCAGCGACAGTCCCGGCAACGATTTCAAGGAACGATATGAAGCGATGCTGCACGATGCGATTTCGCTGAGGTTTCGCGCAGATGTCCCGCTAGGCATGAATGTGAGCGGCGGCCTTGACTCGTCATTGCTTATTTCAATGGTACACCAGAACCTGTCCTCGGATAAAAACATTGAAGCTTTCACTTTTTATTCCGGTGATGCGCGCTACGACGAATTGCCATGGGTAAGCACATTGATGGAACAAACGCCTTATCCGCTCAACAAAGTACTGCTGCAATGGCAGGACATCCCCAAGATGATTTCCGAAATAAGCTACTGTGAAGACGAACCTTTCGGCGGGTTCCCCACTTTGGCTTACAGCCTGCTTTTCAAGGAAGCACGGGCCAGAAAAATACCGGTAATCCTCGACGGTCAGGGCATGGACGAGGCGTGGGCAGGCTACGATTATTATCACAACCGCTCAGACAGTGTCATACAGGGTGTGACTTCGAGTCCGGTAAGGCCGGAAATCATGACCCCTGATTTCGCTGCCTTTGCGGAAAAGGAATTCTACCCGGAGCCGTTTGACAGCCGTCTGCAAAACCTGCAGTTCCGGGATTTATTTTTCACGAAAATGCCTCGGGCGCTCCGGTTCAACGATCGGATTAGCATGAAGTATGGCATCGAACTAAGGGAGCCTTTCCTGGATTACAGGCTTGTTGAAACGGCGTTCGCGCAAACCGATGCGATGAAACTGCAAAATGGGCAAACCAAATGGCTGCTCCGTGACATCGCCAGAAAACATCTTGGTGATTCCATTGCGCTGGCACCAAAAAGGGCCGTGCAAACGCCACAGAGAGAGTGGATTTCGAACGAACTGAAATCCTATTTTGATGAGCGGATCGACGCATTTTCAAAAACGGAGGGTGTTGATCCAAACGCCGTGAAAAGGATTTGGGCCGCATATTGTGAGGGAAATCAGGATAATAGTTTTTATATTTGGCAATGGATAAATGCCGTCGCCGTTCAAGACAACCGATGAAATTCCCGGCATTAACCGCTAACTGACGAACAATGATTACAAGGGAAGCTACTTTAGAGGATTGGGATCGGTTGATCGCCTTTTTCCGCTCGGTTTACCCGGCGAACCATCCGCTGCAGCAACGTATGTTCTGGAACTGGCAGTACGGAGATAAAGCATATGGACGGTCGTTCATCAGTCTTGATGAAAATGGCGATATCACCGGGCACGTCGGCGCCAGTTTTGCCGGCGGGGTCGCATGGATCATTAATGTATACCTACTGGAATCATGCCGCGGGAAAGGTGTTTTGCGTGAACTGTACGGTCTTGCAAGGCAATACCATCCCCTTGCTGCGACGGCGGCGAATGCTGCCGGTTTGGGTTTGTACCGCAACATGGGCTGGATCCGCTATCATGATTTAATACGTCTGGTGAAAATCAATCCCAACATGCAAAACGCGTCGGCGGAGTTGATTTGTAGCCCGGCCGCTGTGGCCGTCGATGATCTGGTTGCAACCGATACCCATTATTTCCGCCAACCCGGAATTAAGGGTGTTTTGTTCGATGACGGAACGCGGGCTGTAAGCCAGGACGCTGTAGGCGGATTGCGGATTTGTGATTTTGACGACGCCAGCACCATGGAATCCCTCGCTTGGGAAAAAGGATACCATTGGGTCGACTATATTACGTCGTGGAACGATATGAAGCTAAAATATCTCGAGGCGCAGCATTGGATGCCTGACCGTCTGTCTGTTATCCCATGGCGGCTGAACCCGGTCGAATTTAATTATTTTTGTGAC
The nucleotide sequence above comes from Flavobacterium magnum. Encoded proteins:
- a CDS encoding glycosyltransferase family 2 protein translates to MVPATQFSILISTRNRREALDFTLRRLLDCQDGNVEVLVFDDGSTDGTFDHVRFHFPWVTLQRNETSRGYMYCRNKMLNETKARFAISLDDDAHFLTTKPFDAIAAYFAKHPQCGLIAMRIFWGTNAPASLDSREDSGRVRGFVGCAHAWCMESWRKIPDYPEWFGFYGEEDFASYQMFKKNIEVHYLPEVLVQHRVNVADRRKDKDYGIRLRRSLRAGWYLFLLFYPLSQIPRIMAYSVWMQLKLKVFKGDVKALKALCLAGIDLLISLPKIARESRRFTKQEFQQYQQLPATKIYWQPEK
- a CDS encoding N-acetylneuraminate synthase family protein encodes the protein MESPFPYLIAEIAQAHDGSLGAAHAYIDALAQTGIDAVKFQLHIAEAESSAFEPFRVKFSFEDETRFDYWKRTSFTQEQWKGLKKHCDEVGLEFLCSPFSNLAVEWLEEIGIKRYKVGSGEVANFLLLEKIAKTGRPVILSSGMSNYSELDAAVRFLRERNVDFSILQCTTSYPTMPEQYGLNVISELKQRYQVKVGYSDHSAKIETGIAAVAMGAEILEFHAVFDRAQFGPDAQSSLTIAEITQLVRAVRNIASAMRFPADKEDNSKFSALKQIFEKSLAVNKPMKKGDIITFDDLEAKKPKGHGIDASDFMGIVGKKLTADRQQWDFLNYEDLYE
- the neuC gene encoding UDP-N-acetylglucosamine 2-epimerase, translating into MNKRKIAVVITARPSYSRVKTVLKAIQDHPQLELQLIVAASALLERYGSAVNYIEQDGFQIAAKVFNVLEGENLTAAAKTTGIGILELSTVFDNLVPDIVVTVADRFETMATAVSASYMNIPLAHIQGGEVTGNIDEKVRHAITKLADYHFTASENAKQRVIRLGENPDFVFNTGCPSIDIASDIADISPLPFDPYEKYGGVGAKPDLSNGYLVVMQHPVTTEYKDSRKHIEETLTAVAALNIPVLWFWPNVDAGADGTSTGIRSFRESNRLGHVHFFKNMEGGDFLILLNNAIGLIGNSSVGIRECAFLGVPVVNIGSRQHKRDRGYNVTDVGYDKEAILEAVQTIISNPRPQRSGVYGGGTAGKAIAAILSQTDLRFHKTITY
- a CDS encoding cytidylyltransferase domain-containing protein — translated: MRILGIIPARGGSKGVPGKNIKELGGQPLLAYTILQSLQSRLLTRVIVSSDDSDIINCALAYGAEVPFVRPDFLADDKAASIAVVQHAVAFLESENEYFDAVCLLQATSPFREKGSIDKAIARFIESEADALVSVLPVPHEFNPHWVFEPDRNGFLSIATGEAKIIGRRQELPPAFFRDGSIYLTKTECIKEGTFYGEKLAFTQSNPELYVNIDSPDDWKAAEMKLPTIMSLI
- the asnB gene encoding asparagine synthase (glutamine-hydrolyzing), coding for MCGIAGIVGHHPDNLQNLRSMLEIQKHRGPDATASWIGDSLVLGHNRLSIIDLSEAANQPMHSACGRYVIVFNGEIYNYIELRRQLPESGFRTDSDTEVLLEAYKRWGSSVLDKLNGMFSFVIWDKTDKKLFAARDRFGVKPFYYAFKDGRFYFSSEVKTLFAGGIAKRKSYKVWANYFAFGTYGLPDETFWEGIRQLPAGHFIATDMLTLEQAKPVKWYDFATRISAVSDSPGNDFKERYEAMLHDAISLRFRADVPLGMNVSGGLDSSLLISMVHQNLSSDKNIEAFTFYSGDARYDELPWVSTLMEQTPYPLNKVLLQWQDIPKMISEISYCEDEPFGGFPTLAYSLLFKEARARKIPVILDGQGMDEAWAGYDYYHNRSDSVIQGVTSSPVRPEIMTPDFAAFAEKEFYPEPFDSRLQNLQFRDLFFTKMPRALRFNDRISMKYGIELREPFLDYRLVETAFAQTDAMKLQNGQTKWLLRDIARKHLGDSIALAPKRAVQTPQREWISNELKSYFDERIDAFSKTEGVDPNAVKRIWAAYCEGNQDNSFYIWQWINAVAVQDNR
- a CDS encoding GNAT family N-acetyltransferase, coding for MITREATLEDWDRLIAFFRSVYPANHPLQQRMFWNWQYGDKAYGRSFISLDENGDITGHVGASFAGGVAWIINVYLLESCRGKGVLRELYGLARQYHPLAATAANAAGLGLYRNMGWIRYHDLIRLVKINPNMQNASAELICSPAAVAVDDLVATDTHYFRQPGIKGVLFDDGTRAVSQDAVGGLRICDFDDASTMESLAWEKGYHWVDYITSWNDMKLKYLEAQHWMPDRLSVIPWRLNPVEFNYFCDITFLSEEPLDKKFVVHRSYSDHGRVGSLK